From Irregularibacter muris, a single genomic window includes:
- the garD gene encoding galactarate dehydratase produces the protein MKNTQETNPLLIKVHPQDNVETVVNDKGIKKGTQVKEGLMAIEYIPQSHKIALVDFELGDKIIRYGEIIGYAKQDIPKGSWIDEHKVKLPVAPKLEELPVATKISKTLPLQKKYTFLGYRNPDSSVGTKNMLGITTSVQCVEGVLNIAVERIKKDILPNYPNVDGIMPINHNYGCGVAIDAPEATVPIRTLRNLATHPNFGGELMVVSLGCEKLLPNRLFTHIKQENVVILQDEHGFEIMVERIVGKARECLERLNNRVREVCPASDLVIGLQCGGSDAFSGITANPAVGYAADLLVSAGATVLFSEVSEVRDGVHLLTPRTINEEVGQKLKDEMAWYDNYLDLGSVDRDANPTPGNKQGGLANVVEKSLGSIAKSGSTTIVEVLSPGEKVRKKGLVYAATPASDFVCGTCQLASGITLQVFTTGRGTPYGLAMAPVIKVASRTALTNKWKDLIDVDAGKIATGEATIKEIGQEIFELILQIASGNKKAWADYWGIQNALCLFNPAPVT, from the coding sequence ATGAAAAATACTCAAGAAACAAACCCTTTATTGATCAAAGTTCATCCACAGGACAATGTAGAAACTGTAGTTAATGATAAAGGGATAAAGAAAGGAACCCAGGTTAAGGAAGGATTAATGGCGATTGAATACATTCCCCAGAGTCATAAAATTGCTCTTGTAGATTTTGAGCTAGGAGACAAAATTATTAGATATGGTGAAATTATAGGGTATGCAAAGCAAGATATTCCGAAGGGAAGTTGGATAGATGAGCATAAGGTAAAATTGCCTGTGGCCCCAAAATTAGAGGAACTTCCTGTAGCTACAAAGATATCTAAAACTTTGCCCCTGCAAAAGAAATATACTTTTTTAGGATATCGAAATCCCGATAGTAGTGTAGGAACAAAAAATATGTTGGGAATTACCACAAGCGTTCAATGTGTAGAAGGGGTATTGAATATTGCTGTAGAGAGAATAAAGAAGGATATATTGCCCAACTATCCAAATGTAGATGGTATCATGCCTATTAATCATAATTATGGGTGTGGTGTGGCGATTGATGCACCAGAGGCAACGGTACCTATTAGAACCTTGAGGAACCTTGCAACCCATCCAAATTTCGGCGGAGAGCTAATGGTAGTTAGCTTGGGATGTGAAAAACTTCTTCCTAATAGGCTTTTTACACATATAAAGCAAGAAAACGTTGTAATACTGCAAGATGAGCATGGTTTTGAAATAATGGTTGAAAGAATCGTAGGAAAGGCCCGAGAATGTTTGGAACGTTTAAATAACAGAGTAAGAGAAGTATGTCCTGCATCAGATCTTGTTATAGGTCTGCAATGTGGAGGCAGTGATGCTTTTTCAGGGATTACTGCAAATCCTGCAGTGGGATATGCAGCTGATTTACTGGTCAGTGCCGGGGCAACGGTTTTATTTTCTGAGGTTTCAGAGGTTAGAGATGGGGTTCATCTTTTAACCCCAAGAACCATTAATGAAGAAGTAGGACAAAAATTAAAAGATGAGATGGCTTGGTATGATAATTATTTGGACTTAGGAAGTGTAGATAGAGATGCTAATCCCACTCCTGGAAATAAACAAGGTGGATTGGCCAATGTTGTAGAAAAATCCCTAGGTTCTATTGCAAAATCGGGCAGTACTACTATAGTAGAGGTTTTATCCCCTGGCGAAAAAGTAAGAAAAAAAGGCTTGGTATATGCCGCAACTCCTGCCAGTGATTTTGTATGTGGTACTTGCCAGTTAGCATCAGGTATTACTTTACAGGTATTTACTACTGGAAGGGGTACCCCCTATGGGTTAGCAATGGCACCAGTGATTAAAGTGGCAAGCCGTACAGCCTTGACAAACAAATGGAAAGATCTCATTGATGTTGATGCAGGGAAAATTGCTACAGGAGAAGCAACTATAAAAGAAATTGGACAAGAAATATTTGAATTAATCCTTCAAATCGCTAGTGGGAACAAAAAGGCGTGGGCAGATTATTGGGGTATTCAAAATGCATTGTGCTTGTTTAATCCAGCCCCAGTTACCTAG
- a CDS encoding hydroxyacid dehydrogenase, with protein sequence MAYKVLIPQDIAKEGKQYLIDRGYEIMMGSGITVEDIKKDVKDCDAILARTASFPREVFEAGKKLKVIARHGVAYDNVDIDAATDLGIYVTNAPLSNANSVAEQAIGFIIALAKNTVFCDKELRKGNFEIRNQLHGIELEGKILGLIGLGKIGNAVAQKSTYGLGMKVIAYDPYVKQENVDSYIKLVEDLDEIFKNADFISLHLPLTDKTRRMVGREKLQMMKTTAYLINTSRGNVVNEKELIVALKEGQLAGAGLDVYEQEPPENNNELFSLDNVVVTPHNSSHTKEATQRMAIHAAMGIDEVLSGEIPSWPVNKPIIR encoded by the coding sequence ATGGCGTATAAGGTCTTAATTCCACAAGATATTGCAAAAGAAGGGAAGCAATATCTTATTGATAGAGGTTACGAAATAATGATGGGATCGGGAATCACTGTAGAGGATATTAAAAAGGATGTCAAAGATTGTGATGCAATTTTAGCTAGAACCGCATCATTTCCTCGTGAAGTATTTGAAGCAGGAAAAAAATTAAAAGTTATAGCAAGACATGGTGTTGCATATGACAATGTTGATATAGACGCTGCAACTGATTTAGGTATATATGTCACCAATGCTCCTTTATCTAATGCTAACTCTGTAGCAGAACAAGCCATTGGATTCATTATTGCTTTGGCTAAAAATACTGTTTTTTGTGATAAGGAGCTTAGAAAAGGCAATTTTGAAATAAGAAACCAATTGCATGGTATAGAATTAGAAGGAAAAATATTAGGTTTGATAGGATTAGGAAAAATAGGTAATGCTGTAGCTCAAAAATCTACTTACGGATTAGGTATGAAAGTAATTGCCTATGATCCATATGTAAAACAAGAAAACGTCGATTCATATATAAAATTAGTAGAAGATTTGGATGAGATATTTAAAAATGCTGATTTTATTAGTCTACATTTGCCTTTAACGGACAAAACAAGGAGGATGGTAGGCAGAGAAAAATTACAAATGATGAAAACAACGGCATATTTAATAAATACTTCTAGAGGAAATGTCGTAAATGAAAAGGAATTAATAGTAGCATTAAAAGAGGGACAACTTGCTGGAGCTGGTTTGGATGTATATGAACAAGAACCACCAGAGAACAATAATGAATTATTCAGCCTAGATAATGTAGTAGTAACACCACATAATTCCTCTCATACAAAGGAAGCTACACAGAGAATGGCAATACATGCAGCTATGGGTATTGATGAAGTATTATCAGGGGAAATACCCAGTTGGCCGGTAAATAAACCTATAATAAGATAG
- a CDS encoding tripartite tricarboxylate transporter permease — MEMLLAGFASIFTVKTIMYILGGVVIGIIVGAIPGMTVTMGVALFLPITFGMSPILGLSLLIALYIGGTSGGLISALLLKIPGTPASIATTFDGSVMVEKGEAGKALGVGIVFSFIGGLFSAIVLAFISPFLAKIALKFGPYEYFSIALFSLTMIAGLSSGSLVKGLIAGMFGITMGFVGTAPITGFPRFTFGFYELDAGINLLPALIGLFAGAQILEYAGEKNKDNSNKAQVVDYKIKGFGFSMKEFISQIGNAFRSAVLGTGIGILPGLGASVANIAAYGAAQKYSKYPEKFGTGIIDGIVAPETANNASTGGALVPLLTLGIPGDNTTAILLAGFMIHGISPGPLLFTNHGDLVYAIFAAVIVANIFMIIAAFAGMRGFVRILTVPKYILLPVVMAFCVIGSFGVNNRMFDVWTMLAFGVIGYLMGKFGFGKAPLILGFILGPILEVNLRRGLMQSQGSYAPFLTEPISAIFLVITVIVVVMNVISEVKKARKRKEDIIGSVV, encoded by the coding sequence ATGGAAATGCTTTTAGCAGGATTTGCATCAATTTTTACGGTTAAAACTATTATGTATATTTTAGGTGGAGTTGTTATAGGGATTATTGTCGGTGCGATCCCAGGGATGACGGTAACCATGGGAGTTGCCTTATTTTTGCCAATTACCTTTGGGATGAGTCCTATACTTGGGTTGTCCCTACTTATTGCTTTATATATAGGAGGTACATCTGGAGGTTTAATTTCAGCTCTTTTGCTGAAAATTCCTGGAACGCCGGCATCTATTGCTACAACCTTTGACGGTTCTGTTATGGTAGAGAAAGGAGAAGCGGGAAAAGCACTGGGTGTAGGAATTGTGTTTTCATTCATAGGAGGATTGTTTAGTGCAATTGTTTTAGCATTTATATCACCATTTTTAGCGAAGATTGCATTGAAATTTGGTCCTTATGAATACTTTTCTATTGCTTTATTCTCCTTAACTATGATTGCAGGTTTGTCTAGTGGTTCATTGGTAAAAGGCTTAATCGCTGGAATGTTCGGCATAACAATGGGATTTGTTGGTACTGCTCCTATTACTGGCTTTCCACGATTTACTTTTGGATTTTATGAACTTGATGCTGGAATAAACTTATTACCAGCATTGATTGGTTTATTTGCTGGCGCTCAGATATTAGAATATGCAGGAGAGAAAAATAAAGACAATAGCAACAAAGCTCAGGTAGTGGACTACAAAATAAAAGGTTTTGGTTTTTCTATGAAGGAATTTATTAGTCAGATCGGAAATGCTTTTAGATCAGCTGTATTAGGCACTGGAATAGGTATTCTTCCAGGTTTGGGCGCGTCTGTAGCAAATATTGCTGCATACGGAGCAGCACAAAAGTATTCTAAATATCCAGAAAAATTTGGCACCGGAATCATTGATGGTATCGTGGCCCCAGAAACAGCTAATAATGCTTCAACCGGAGGGGCATTAGTTCCATTACTTACTCTTGGAATTCCTGGGGACAATACAACAGCAATACTTTTAGCAGGGTTTATGATTCATGGCATTTCACCAGGACCATTGCTTTTTACCAATCACGGGGATTTGGTGTATGCTATTTTCGCAGCGGTTATTGTTGCAAATATTTTTATGATTATTGCAGCATTTGCAGGAATGAGAGGTTTTGTAAGAATCCTTACAGTACCAAAGTATATTTTATTGCCAGTGGTTATGGCATTCTGTGTTATTGGATCATTTGGTGTGAACAATAGGATGTTTGATGTATGGACTATGTTAGCCTTTGGAGTAATAGGATATTTGATGGGGAAATTTGGATTCGGCAAAGCCCCTCTTATTCTAGGTTTTATCTTGGGACCTATTCTTGAAGTAAATTTGCGTAGAGGACTCATGCAAAGTCAAGGAAGCTATGCACCATTTTTAACAGAACCTATTTCGGCAATATTTTTGGTGATTACAGTTATTGTGGTAGTGATGAATGTAATTAGTGAAGTTAAAAAAGCTCGTAAGAGAAAAGAAGATATAATCGGAAGTGTTGTTTAA
- a CDS encoding tripartite tricarboxylate transporter TctB family protein yields the protein MDIKHRDIYSGSFVLLFAVILFTASFRIQELMTEVKIGADFLPKITAVILAILGVTLIFQGKKDLKMKKNLDTQKTQNVLDDKKENKDYATIITLFLLIGYVALMEILGFIITTTVYLFLQFFVLTSRTQRKPLKLAIIAILISVLVFYLFTVVFKIMIPSGILG from the coding sequence TTGGATATCAAACATAGGGATATTTACTCGGGCAGTTTTGTTTTATTATTTGCCGTAATACTTTTTACAGCTAGCTTTAGAATACAGGAATTAATGACCGAGGTAAAGATAGGGGCAGATTTTCTACCTAAAATAACAGCTGTAATCCTGGCAATCTTAGGAGTAACTTTAATTTTCCAGGGTAAAAAGGATTTAAAAATGAAAAAGAATTTGGATACACAGAAAACTCAGAATGTTTTAGATGACAAAAAAGAAAACAAAGACTATGCAACAATCATTACGCTATTTTTATTAATTGGATACGTTGCCCTGATGGAAATACTGGGCTTTATCATTACGACCACTGTGTATTTATTTTTACAATTCTTTGTTCTAACTAGTAGAACACAAAGGAAACCATTAAAGCTTGCAATTATAGCTATATTAATTTCAGTATTAGTATTTTATTTATTTACAGTAGTTTTTAAGATTATGATCCCATCAGGAATACTCGGTTAG
- a CDS encoding tripartite tricarboxylate transporter substrate binding protein: MKKMFKAAAFILVVMLVLTGCASNSGSTSSEGDTSDQEVTYPTKAIELIVPAGAGGDTDMNARLFGKYLEKELGQPVVVVNVGGSGGTVGTRRVKDAKADGHTVLFFHPEILVPYVAGMVDYHIDAFEIAGIGVVDNTTVLATHKDSPYNSLSELVEDAKKNPGKIDFGMQTGGYPHIVGLAVEDAAGIELNMTDVGGNADKTVALMAGRTDFINTQYGLTKDYFESGDFKQLGLLSKERNPLMPDIPTALEQGFDIVMDKFFFFGMPKGTSEDIVNKFSAAMEKVTQNPDYQKEAENIFVTPTYMNPKEATNYIMEYHDRFMKFQEQMKGN; the protein is encoded by the coding sequence ATGAAAAAGATGTTCAAAGCTGCAGCATTTATCCTTGTCGTAATGTTAGTGTTAACAGGATGTGCCAGTAATTCTGGGTCAACATCATCAGAGGGAGATACATCAGATCAAGAAGTTACTTATCCCACAAAGGCTATTGAGCTTATTGTTCCAGCAGGAGCAGGGGGAGATACTGATATGAATGCAAGACTTTTTGGTAAATATCTTGAAAAAGAATTAGGACAGCCTGTAGTAGTTGTAAATGTAGGAGGTAGTGGAGGCACAGTTGGTACTAGAAGAGTGAAAGACGCAAAGGCAGACGGACATACTGTATTGTTTTTCCATCCTGAAATATTAGTTCCATATGTAGCGGGAATGGTAGATTATCATATAGATGCCTTTGAAATAGCGGGCATAGGCGTTGTAGATAATACAACTGTACTTGCTACTCACAAAGACTCACCCTATAATAGCTTGAGTGAATTGGTAGAGGATGCTAAGAAAAATCCGGGGAAAATAGATTTTGGAATGCAAACTGGGGGATATCCTCATATTGTTGGATTAGCAGTAGAAGATGCTGCAGGAATTGAGTTAAACATGACTGATGTGGGTGGCAATGCAGACAAAACCGTTGCATTAATGGCTGGAAGAACTGACTTTATTAATACCCAATATGGTTTGACTAAAGATTATTTTGAATCTGGAGATTTCAAACAATTAGGGCTTCTTTCTAAAGAAAGAAATCCATTGATGCCAGATATTCCCACTGCTTTAGAACAAGGATTTGATATTGTAATGGATAAATTCTTTTTCTTCGGAATGCCGAAGGGAACTTCTGAAGATATTGTAAATAAATTCTCGGCGGCTATGGAAAAGGTTACGCAAAATCCAGACTATCAAAAAGAAGCTGAAAATATATTTGTAACACCTACTTATATGAATCCAAAGGAAGCAACTAATTATATTATGGAATATCATGATAGATTTATGAAGTTTCAAGAGCAAATGAAGGGTAATTAA
- the gudD gene encoding glucarate dehydratase has translation MGSTPKVVEIQVIPVAGRDSMLLNLSGAHAPYFTRNIIIMTDNTGNTGIGEVPGGEKIRQTLEDAKEYIIGQSIGNYKNIMNIVRKTFNDRDAAGRGLQTFDLRTTIHVVTAIEAALLDLLGKYLEVPVAALLGDGQQRKAVKVLGYLFYIGNPDKTDLPYYREPNAENEWYKIRHEEAMTPEAIVKLAEASQDLYGFRDFKLKGGVLEGKEEIKAIKALKKRFPESRITIDPNGGWLLKDAIELCKDMHGTLTYCEDPCGAEDGFSGREVLAEFRKATGLPTATNMIATDWRQMQHSVALQSVDIPLADPHFWTMSGSVRVGQMCNEFGLTWGSHSNNHFDISLAMFTHVAAAVPGDITAIDTHWIWQEGTERLTKEPMLIRDGHIQIPNKPGLGIEVDIDQVMKANKLYLKEGLGARDDAIAMQYLISGWEFNNKKPCLVR, from the coding sequence ATGGGAAGTACACCTAAAGTGGTGGAGATTCAGGTTATACCAGTAGCTGGTAGAGATAGCATGTTATTAAACTTGAGTGGAGCCCATGCACCATACTTTACTAGAAATATTATAATCATGACAGATAATACAGGAAATACTGGTATTGGTGAAGTACCTGGTGGAGAAAAGATTCGTCAAACCTTGGAAGATGCTAAGGAGTATATCATTGGACAATCCATTGGAAACTATAAAAATATTATGAATATAGTCCGCAAAACCTTTAATGATAGGGATGCTGCTGGACGTGGTTTACAAACCTTTGATTTGCGAACTACCATTCATGTAGTCACGGCCATTGAGGCTGCTTTATTAGACTTACTAGGTAAATACTTAGAAGTTCCAGTAGCAGCATTGTTAGGGGATGGACAGCAAAGAAAAGCAGTAAAGGTATTAGGATACTTATTCTACATTGGTAATCCAGATAAAACTGATCTTCCTTATTATAGAGAACCAAACGCTGAAAATGAGTGGTATAAGATTCGTCATGAAGAAGCAATGACACCGGAGGCAATAGTAAAATTAGCCGAAGCTTCCCAGGACTTATATGGATTTAGGGATTTCAAACTCAAAGGCGGAGTTTTAGAAGGTAAAGAAGAAATCAAGGCGATCAAAGCTTTAAAAAAGAGATTTCCAGAATCAAGAATAACCATAGACCCCAATGGAGGATGGCTACTAAAGGATGCTATAGAACTATGTAAGGATATGCATGGGACTTTAACTTATTGTGAAGATCCATGTGGTGCTGAGGATGGATTTTCAGGTCGTGAAGTACTAGCAGAATTTAGAAAGGCTACAGGTCTTCCCACAGCCACAAATATGATAGCAACCGATTGGAGACAAATGCAACATTCAGTCGCATTACAATCTGTGGATATCCCATTGGCTGATCCACATTTTTGGACTATGTCAGGATCAGTTAGGGTAGGACAAATGTGCAATGAATTTGGGCTCACTTGGGGTTCCCATTCTAATAATCATTTTGATATATCCTTAGCGATGTTTACCCATGTAGCAGCGGCTGTACCAGGGGATATTACTGCGATTGATACTCACTGGATCTGGCAGGAAGGAACAGAACGTTTAACAAAGGAACCTATGCTCATTAGAGATGGACATATTCAAATACCAAATAAACCAGGCTTAGGTATTGAAGTAGATATAGATCAGGTAATGAAAGCAAATAAACTGTATTTAAAAGAGGGCTTAGGAGCTCGAGATGATGCAATAGCAATGCAATACTTAATTTCAGGTTGGGAATTTAATAATAAAAAGCCTTGTTTAGTTAGATAA
- the garR gene encoding 2-hydroxy-3-oxopropionate reductase — MKIGFIGLGIMGKPMAKNLVKAGYNLVVLDLNKKSVEELKAMGAETAENNVELAKQCDVIITMLPNSPQVEEVVLGEGGVIEGAKPGSVVIDMSSIAPLSSRKVYAALEEKGVHMLDAPVSGGEPKAIDGTLAVMVGGKKEVFEKYHDVMMKMAGSVVYVGETGAGNVAKLCNQVVVALNISAVSEALILAKKAGVDPELVYRAIRGGLAGSTVMDAKAPMIMDRNFNPGFRIDLHIKDLNNVIETSHGVGVPLPLTAQVMEIMQAIKLDGCGVEDHASIAKYYEKLANIEITRD; from the coding sequence ATGAAAATAGGATTTATAGGATTGGGAATTATGGGGAAACCAATGGCAAAAAACTTGGTAAAAGCAGGATATAACCTAGTGGTGCTGGATTTAAATAAAAAATCAGTAGAAGAATTAAAAGCAATGGGGGCTGAGACAGCGGAGAACAATGTTGAATTGGCAAAGCAATGTGATGTCATCATTACTATGCTTCCAAATTCACCACAGGTTGAAGAGGTAGTATTGGGAGAAGGTGGAGTGATAGAGGGAGCAAAACCAGGATCAGTTGTTATCGACATGAGCTCCATTGCACCTTTAAGCAGCCGTAAAGTTTATGCAGCCTTAGAAGAAAAAGGAGTACATATGTTAGATGCACCGGTAAGTGGTGGAGAGCCAAAGGCTATAGATGGTACATTAGCTGTTATGGTAGGAGGAAAGAAAGAAGTATTTGAAAAATACCATGATGTGATGATGAAAATGGCTGGCTCAGTGGTATATGTTGGAGAAACGGGTGCTGGTAATGTAGCAAAACTTTGTAATCAAGTCGTCGTAGCGCTTAATATTTCAGCAGTTTCAGAGGCTTTAATTCTTGCTAAAAAAGCAGGAGTTGACCCAGAATTAGTATATCGAGCTATCAGAGGTGGCCTTGCAGGAAGTACGGTTATGGATGCAAAAGCACCTATGATTATGGACAGAAACTTTAATCCAGGATTTAGAATTGACTTACACATTAAGGATTTAAATAACGTAATTGAAACTTCCCACGGTGTAGGTGTTCCGCTACCATTAACTGCACAAGTAATGGAAATTATGCAGGCAATTAAATTGGATGGTTGCGGTGTTGAAGACCATGCTAGTATAGCAAAATACTATGAAAAATTAGCAAATATTGAAATTACTAGAGACTAG
- the dapA gene encoding 4-hydroxy-tetrahydrodipicolinate synthase has protein sequence MLNIKDIKGVIPPIITPVDENENVDVKGLKRVIDHVIDGGVHGIFILGSNGEFYALDFQNQKKAVETTVKHVNGKVPVYAGASAITTKECVKLAKMAEEAGADALSVLTPMFIQPNENELYNHFKAIAESTNLPIMLYNNPGKTNNNISVPLLEKLARIDNIIGIKNTSFDFVQTIEYIRVTQNIPNFKVFSGSDYLIYGTLAYGGAGCVAGTANVAPRLVVDIYEKYMAGDLEGAMEAQYKLIPLRNTYNYGSFPVVMKDCLNLMGLNVGHPVKPIDHCSKERLQEIKKVLNDLGLIK, from the coding sequence ATGCTAAATATTAAAGATATTAAAGGAGTTATTCCACCTATTATTACACCAGTGGATGAAAATGAAAATGTTGATGTAAAGGGTTTGAAAAGGGTTATAGATCACGTTATTGATGGTGGAGTTCATGGTATTTTTATCTTAGGAAGTAATGGTGAATTCTATGCTTTAGATTTTCAAAATCAGAAAAAAGCTGTAGAAACTACGGTAAAACACGTAAATGGAAAAGTACCAGTATATGCAGGGGCCAGTGCTATTACCACAAAGGAATGTGTAAAATTGGCAAAGATGGCAGAGGAAGCTGGAGCTGACGCATTAAGTGTGTTAACGCCTATGTTTATTCAGCCCAATGAAAATGAACTATACAATCATTTTAAGGCTATTGCAGAATCCACTAACCTACCTATAATGCTATATAATAACCCAGGTAAGACAAATAATAATATATCAGTTCCACTGCTGGAAAAGTTGGCCAGAATTGATAACATTATCGGTATTAAAAATACTTCCTTTGACTTTGTTCAGACCATAGAATACATCAGAGTGACACAAAACATTCCAAACTTTAAAGTCTTTAGTGGATCAGATTATTTAATCTATGGAACATTAGCCTATGGCGGGGCAGGTTGTGTTGCAGGAACAGCCAATGTAGCTCCAAGATTAGTAGTAGACATATACGAAAAATACATGGCAGGAGACCTAGAGGGAGCCATGGAAGCACAATATAAGCTAATACCATTGAGAAATACTTATAATTATGGAAGTTTTCCTGTTGTCATGAAGGATTGCTTAAACTTAATGGGTCTAAATGTGGGGCACCCAGTTAAGCCAATAGATCATTGTAGCAAAGAAAGACTACAAGAAATTAAAAAAGTCCTCAATGATTTAGGTTTAATAAAATAA